One window of the Pseudanabaena sp. BC1403 genome contains the following:
- the rd gene encoding rubredoxin: MQKYICKTCGHVYDPAVGDPDSGIEAGTPFGALPDDWVCPTCGTPKSDFEPEDAAATDVPLMEPVV; encoded by the coding sequence ATGCAAAAGTATATTTGTAAAACTTGTGGACATGTTTACGATCCCGCAGTCGGCGATCCAGACTCAGGTATTGAAGCTGGTACACCCTTTGGCGCGTTGCCAGATGATTGGGTTTGTCCTACATGTGGAACCCCAAAGTCTGATTTTGAGCCAGAAGATGCGGCGGCAACCGATGTTCCATTAATGGAACCAGTTGTCTAA